In the genome of Candidatus Eisenbacteria bacterium, the window CACAGGGCCCACACGAGGAACGCGCCGGCGAGCAGCGAGGCGGCCAGCACCTTGAGCAGCGTCAGCACGAGTCGACCCCCTTCGATGGGTCCGAGGCGGCGGCGCAACAGGAACGCGAGCTGCGCCAGGTTGAGGATCGAGGTCAGCGAGGCCGCGAGCGCCAGCCCCATGTGGTCGAGCCCGAGGCGTCGAAGCGGCCCGATGAACGCAAGGTTGAGCGCCAGGTTGAGCGCCACCGCGATGAAGCTCGCCCGCACCGGCGCCGCGGTCTCGCCGAGCGCGTAGAACGCGCGGGTGAAGACTCCGACCGCCGCGAACGCCGGCAGTCCGATGCAGTACAGGACGAGCGCCCCCGAAGTCGCGGTGGTGTCCGCGCCGCCGAACCGCCCGTGTTCGTAGAGCAGCGCGATGACGGGTCGCGACATCGCGGCGAGCCACACCGCCGCCGGCACCGTGAGCACCATCAGCAGGCGAACCGTCGAGGACAGCGTGCGCGCCATCGACCGGTGGTCGCCGGCGGCGGCCGCGCGGGAGAACGCCGGCAGACTCACGGTCGCGAGCGCCACGCCGAACACTCCGATCGGGAGCTGCATGAGTCGAAACGCGTACCACAGCCACGACACGCTGCCCTGAGGAAGCAGACTCGCGATCAGCGTGCTGACGAACAGATTGAACTGCGTCGCGGCGAGCCCGATCGTGGCGGGAGCCATCAGCCGCGCGACCCGCTGCACCCCCGGATGCGCGCGCGGCCACTCGAGTCGGAACTCGAATCCCTCGGCGCGCAGCGACGGCAGCTGGACGAGGAACTGTCCGAGTCCTCCGATCACCACTCCGGCCGCCATCGCGAGGATCGCGGGCTGTCCGACCGCGCCGCACACCGGCATGAGTGCGAGCCCGCCGAGAATCATGCCGAGATTCAGCAACGCGGGTGCGAGCGCCGGCACGGCGAAGCGCCCCAGCGCGTTCAGCATCCCCATCGCGACCGCGGCGAGCGCGACCAGCGGAAGGAACGGCAGCATGACGCGCGTCAGCAGCACGGTCAGCTCGAGCTTGCCATCGATCGCACCGAACCCCGGCGCGAACACCTTCACGAGCCACGGCGCGAACAGGCCGCCCGCCACGCACACGATCGCCAGCACCAGTCCGAGCGTCACCAGCAATTGGCGGCCGAGCGCCCACGCCGCGGCACGGCCCTCGCGCTGCAACGTCGCGGTGAAGGTCGGCACGAACGCAGCCGACATCGCGCCCTCGGCGAACAGATCGCGCAGCAGATTCGGAATGCGAAACGCCACGTTGAAGGCGTCGCTTGCGAGTCCCGCGCCGAACCACGACGCCATCACCTGTTCGCGCACCAGTCCGAGCACGCGCGACAGCAGGGTCGCGCCGCCGACGATGCCCGCGTCGCGTGCGATGGCGTGCGTCTCGCCGTCGGCGGCGCGGCCGCCGGCGGGTGCGTGGTCGTTCGGCTTCACGCCGCGGCCTTCCCGCACGTGCACGACGCGCACTTGCGTTGCCGCTCCGATGCCTTCCTGATAGCGTGCGTCGCCATGCTCGCGACCGTCACGTCCAGCGTCTCTGCGGCCTCGATCACGCCCGTCCAGGCGGCGATTCTGGGCATCGTGCAGGGACTCACCGAGTTTCTGCCGGTCTCCAGCAGCGCACACCTTTTCGCGGTCCCCGCGCTGTTCGGCTGGCCGTACGCCGGCCTCGCGTTCGACGTGGCGCTCCACTGGGGCACGCTGCTGGCGCTGCTGGTGGCATTCCGGGACGAGTGGCGACGGCTCTTCGCCGGCGCGTTCTCGAAGCAACCGGACGAACGCGGCGCGGCATGGACGACGCTGGCGCAGCTGGCGCTCGGATGCGTTCCCGCTGCGATCGCGGGCCTGCTGCTCGAAGATCTCGCCACCACGCATCTGCGGGCGCTCCCGGTCCAGGCGGTGATGCTGGTCGTGTTCGGATTTCTGCTGTGGTGGGTGGATCGCGTCGCCGGACCCGGACGCCCGACCGCGCCCGGC includes:
- the murJ gene encoding murein biosynthesis integral membrane protein MurJ translates to MKPNDHAPAGGRAADGETHAIARDAGIVGGATLLSRVLGLVREQVMASWFGAGLASDAFNVAFRIPNLLRDLFAEGAMSAAFVPTFTATLQREGRAAAWALGRQLLVTLGLVLAIVCVAGGLFAPWLVKVFAPGFGAIDGKLELTVLLTRVMLPFLPLVALAAVAMGMLNALGRFAVPALAPALLNLGMILGGLALMPVCGAVGQPAILAMAAGVVIGGLGQFLVQLPSLRAEGFEFRLEWPRAHPGVQRVARLMAPATIGLAATQFNLFVSTLIASLLPQGSVSWLWYAFRLMQLPIGVFGVALATVSLPAFSRAAAAGDHRSMARTLSSTVRLLMVLTVPAAVWLAAMSRPVIALLYEHGRFGGADTTATSGALVLYCIGLPAFAAVGVFTRAFYALGETAAPVRASFIAVALNLALNLAFIGPLRRLGLDHMGLALAASLTSILNLAQLAFLLRRRLGPIEGGRLVLTLLKVLAASLLAGAFLVWALWALADRAYGHWTTELGVVAGGLVIGGAIVWGALRALRVEELGSLTGMVVPFARRFLR
- a CDS encoding undecaprenyl-diphosphate phosphatase; this encodes MTPVQAAILGIVQGLTEFLPVSSSAHLFAVPALFGWPYAGLAFDVALHWGTLLALLVAFRDEWRRLFAGAFSKQPDERGAAWTTLAQLALGCVPAAIAGLLLEDLATTHLRALPVQAVMLVVFGFLLWWVDRVAGPGRPTAPGWAQSFLIGLAQSLALVPGVSRSGVTLTAGRALGLSRLSAARFSFLLATPITFGAGVLELRHLDHSIPLGTLGIGVGAAALTGFLAIRGLLAWLSRAGLFAFFAYRVAFAVLLIVFALRGR